One Tenebrio molitor chromosome 2, icTenMoli1.1, whole genome shotgun sequence genomic region harbors:
- the LOC138123579 gene encoding uncharacterized protein isoform X1: MFENDGSIEFQQLMLDYLGDRDYDSFGPEEKEHDLLKKKIGYGLFGPPQDIKGYNKEQNETIDLLYNIIISENDQISKWENRVVISIVYNCTEPLDDEKKKRSNQNKDYNPKYDVTPVPIFILRKCKGNRSSCRIFIDHEGRVYTTWNKYLTENKLPECKMILPVLGQYMADKEGRVLLERHESPVCDVGSKVLKGFDIGSAIVGLGSGGVFIAASIPAVVVAPVALIAAGIAAAGVGAYSIGRSSSTIHDRRIHKQSLSFANSESRNAYLSIVASSLGFVGAGANIAVSQLAARSFNIARGAKMAVDTINVANLGASGFNVVNAGFDVLDQWVNENRLPSPLDVLQLGSSILFLGHAVVSFKTTGTIISNLEESVLGKIQKSLRNSHKHIFNRFPNEPYDQNDSPNRKIVVKTLRNISVEEKNGVFTINDQVVRLDEMKSIEKEKITYLTPKSADNSQNHITDIVSVVEDSFKGTDLVEIKKFSLGLLYVFGSTSRAIRNKIIKATAALSAKIMENPINEKFCEMFPEVHTKYYNLFIVVMTHFQQLIDSVEKEYSTRQKNKNTDSADKNSYFTRLNPDRSKRAIEIFNKVTKTYFTGINLTSVGLQNLLECFCNWVLDIHNSYQSEKTEKQKRKQDTRKQDTKNQRQKQKCNKCGGYYYNKKTK; the protein is encoded by the exons ATGTTTGAAAACGATgg ATCAATCGAATTCCAACAACTTATGCTTGATTATCTCGGAGATCGAGACTATGACAGTTTCGGTCCTGAGGAAAAGGAACACGATCtactgaaaaagaaaattggttATGGCTTATTCGGCCCACCACAAGACATCAAAGGATATAACAAAGAACAAAACGAAACCATTGATCTTCTGTATAATATCATAATAAGTGAAAACG ATCAGATAAGCAAATGGGAGAACCGAGTGGTCATTTCCATTGTCTACAATTGTACCGAACCTCTAGATGATGAGAAGAAAAAACGTTCCAATCAGAATAAAGATTATAATCCCAAGTACGACGTGACTCCAGTGCCCATCTTTATACTGAGAAAATGTAAAGGAAATCGCTCTTCATGTCGCATTTTCATTGACCACGAGGGACGGGTTTACACCACTTGGAACAAATATCTAACCGAGAATAAACTTCCTGAGTGCAAGATGATTCTGCCTGTACTCGGCCAATACATGGCTGACAAAGAGGGTCGAGTTTTGTTGGAGAGACACGAGTCGCCAGTCTGCGACGTGGGATCAAAAGTTCTCAAAGGATTTGACATAGGTAGTGCCATAGTGGGTCTAGGATCGGGAGGTGTGTTTATAGCTGCCTCAATTCCTGCTGTGGTTGTGGCGCCTGTTGCCTTAATCGCTGCCGGAATTGCTGCAGCCGGTGTCGGAGCATACTCCATCGGTCGCAGCAGTTCCACCATACACGACAGGAGAATACACAAACAA AGTTTGAGTTTCGCAAATTCGGAGAGTCGCAATGCCTACCTGAGCATCGTCGCGAGCTCTTTGGGCTTCGTAGGAGCAGGTGCAAATATAGCAGTTTCTCAGCTTGCAGCTCGAAGCTTCAACATCGCGCGC GGTGCCAAAATGGCTGTTGATACGATCAACGTTGCAAACTTGGGGGCTAGTGGATTTAACGTAGTCAATGCCGGTTTTGACGTGCTGGACCAGTGGGTCAACGAAAACCGCCTCCCTTCGCCTCTAGATGTTCTGCAACTTGGTTCTTCGATACTGTTTTTGGGACACGCAGTGGTCAGTTTTAAAACAACTGGTACAATCATTTCGAACTTGGAAGAAAGTGTTTTGGGCAAGATTCAGAAGTCGTTACGTAACAGTCACAAGCACATATTCAACAGATTTCCTAACGAACCGTACGACCAAAATGACAGTCCCAATAGAAAGATCGTGGTGAAAACACTGAGAAATATCAGTGTCGAAGAAAAAAACGGAGTATTTACCATAAATGACCAAGTTGTTCGTCTTGACGAAATGAAAAGTattgaaaaggaaaaaattacGTATCTCACCCCGAAGTCAGCTGATAACTCCCAAAACCATATTACTGATATCGTCAGTGTAGTGGAAGATTCTTTTAAAGGAACTGATCttgtggaaattaaaaaattctctttGGGATTGTTGTACGTTTTCGGTTCGACGAGCAGGGCCataagaaacaaaataattaaagcaACCGCTGCACTCTCTGCCAAAATCATGGAAAACCCGATAAACGAGAAATTTTGTGAAATGTTTCCTGAAGTGCACACCAAATATTACAATTTGTTCATAGTGGTAATGACACACTTTCAACAACTGATCGATTCAGTTGAAAAAGAGTACTCAACCCggcagaaaaataaaaatactgaTTCTGCTGATAAGAACTCGTATTTTACCAGATTAAATCCGGATCGTTCTAAAAGAgcaattgaaatttttaacaaagtaACCAAAACGTATTTCACAGGAATTAATCTTACAAGTGTTGGTTTGCAGAACCTTCTGGAGTGCTTTTGTAATTGGGTTTTAGATATACATAACAGTTATCAAAGTgagaaaacagaaaaacaaaagAGAAAGCAGGATACTAGAAAACAGGATACTAAAAACCAAAGACAAAAACAGAAATGTAACAAATGTGGTGGTTACTATTATAACAAAAAGACAAAGTAA
- the Atf-2 gene encoding cyclic AMP-dependent transcription factor ATF-2 isoform X2: protein MDENQKPFACTIEGCEMTFTNEDHLNWHHKKHDMVLNLGLAKNVEVADQTPTPTRFIRNCEEVGLFQDLQNVNPFDETFKKAMESAKTGTLHVPEITSNDDTLHTPHIFPHVESTNVKYVDARSDNQSTQSNDFCMDSVPSIQDSGEPGENYDLTIVTDEQVKDNCKNKHVDLKSRLKETIKNKGKTPVVITPVPLEKLKLSANEAPKRGKAVENEDDGISKKQKVDKNVSDDKAKIREMNRAAQLRCRKRKQIKWKKMEEELKLLKNENTKLIQENQNFKHKFYALKELLVQHKSVGAAENSPLFQIEEILNASVPIVKKASGNLLPTGRHKAIKNKIPITPPIVPVPMMQNAGQTVQKPVLIQVMGSVAQLAVSVLPNK, encoded by the exons ATGGACGAGAATCAAAAGCCATTTGCTTGCACCATAGAAGGGTGCGAAATGACTTTTACCAATGAAGACCACTTGAATTGGCACCACAAAAAACACGATATGGTTTTAAATTTAGGTTTAGCTAAAAATGTCGAAGTTG CTGATCAAACCCCTACCCCCACGAGATTTATAAGAAATTGTGAAGAAGTGGGTCTGTTCCAAGACTTACAAAATGTCAATCCATTTGATGAGACATTTAAAAAAGCCATGGAGTCTGCAAAAACGGGGACATTACATGTTCCTGAAATTACATCGAATGATGACACTCTGCACACTCCCCATATATTCCCTCATGTTGAGAGTACAAATGTTAAATATGTAGACGCCAGAAGCGACAATCAATCAACTCAATCAAATGACTTTTGTATGGACAGCGTCCCATCAATTCAAGACAGTGGTGAACCTGGTGAAAATTATGATCTAACTATAGTCACAGATGAACAAGTTAAAGACAActgtaaaaataaacatgtcgATCTCAAGAGTAGATTAAAAGAGACCATAAAGAATAAGGGGAAAACTCCAGTAGTAATAACGCCTGTGCCATTAGAGAAATTGAAATTGAGCGCGAATGAAGCCCCAAAAAGGGGCAAAGCTGTGGAAAATGAGGATGATGGTATTAGTAAAAAGCAAAAAGTAGATAAGAATGTCAGTGATGATAAGGCAAAGATCAGGGAGATGAATAGAGCAGCGCAACTAAGATGTCGAAAGCGGAAGCaaattaaatggaaaaaaatggaagaGGAGCTGAAACTGTTGAAGAACGAGAACACCAAACTGATTCAAGAGAATCAAAACTTCAAACACAAATTTTACGCGCTGAAGGAGCTGCTGGTGCAGCACAAAAGCGTCGGCGCCGCCGAAAATTCGCCCTTAT TTCAGATTGAAGAAATCCTCAATGCCTCGGTGCCGATTGTCAAGAAGGCGTCGGGAAATTTGTTACCAACTGGCAGGCACAAAgccattaaaaacaaaatcccTATAACACCACCCATAGTTCCGGTTCCCATGATGCAAAACGCAGGACAGACAGTTCAAAAACCCGTCCTGATACAAGTTATGGGATCTGTGGCTCAATTGGCAGTGTCGGTGCTgccaaacaaataa
- the Atf-2 gene encoding cyclic AMP-dependent transcription factor ATF-2 isoform X1, giving the protein MDENQKPFACTIEGCEMTFTNEDHLNWHHKKHDMVLNLGLAKNVEVADQTPTPTRFIRNCEEVGLFQDLQNVNPFDETFKKAMESAKTGTLHVPEITSNDDTLHTPHIFPHVESTNVKYVDARSDNQSTQSNDFCMDSVPSIQDSGEPGENYDLTIVTDEQVKDNCKNKHVDLKSRLKETIKNKGKTPVVITPVPLEKLKLSANEAPKRGKAVENEDDGISKKQKVDKNVSDDKAKIREMNRAAQLRCRKRKQIKWKKMEEELKLLKNENTKLIQENQNFKHKFYALKELLVQHKSVGAAENSPLLVQIEEILNASVPIVKKASGNLLPTGRHKAIKNKIPITPPIVPVPMMQNAGQTVQKPVLIQVMGSVAQLAVSVLPNK; this is encoded by the exons ATGGACGAGAATCAAAAGCCATTTGCTTGCACCATAGAAGGGTGCGAAATGACTTTTACCAATGAAGACCACTTGAATTGGCACCACAAAAAACACGATATGGTTTTAAATTTAGGTTTAGCTAAAAATGTCGAAGTTG CTGATCAAACCCCTACCCCCACGAGATTTATAAGAAATTGTGAAGAAGTGGGTCTGTTCCAAGACTTACAAAATGTCAATCCATTTGATGAGACATTTAAAAAAGCCATGGAGTCTGCAAAAACGGGGACATTACATGTTCCTGAAATTACATCGAATGATGACACTCTGCACACTCCCCATATATTCCCTCATGTTGAGAGTACAAATGTTAAATATGTAGACGCCAGAAGCGACAATCAATCAACTCAATCAAATGACTTTTGTATGGACAGCGTCCCATCAATTCAAGACAGTGGTGAACCTGGTGAAAATTATGATCTAACTATAGTCACAGATGAACAAGTTAAAGACAActgtaaaaataaacatgtcgATCTCAAGAGTAGATTAAAAGAGACCATAAAGAATAAGGGGAAAACTCCAGTAGTAATAACGCCTGTGCCATTAGAGAAATTGAAATTGAGCGCGAATGAAGCCCCAAAAAGGGGCAAAGCTGTGGAAAATGAGGATGATGGTATTAGTAAAAAGCAAAAAGTAGATAAGAATGTCAGTGATGATAAGGCAAAGATCAGGGAGATGAATAGAGCAGCGCAACTAAGATGTCGAAAGCGGAAGCaaattaaatggaaaaaaatggaagaGGAGCTGAAACTGTTGAAGAACGAGAACACCAAACTGATTCAAGAGAATCAAAACTTCAAACACAAATTTTACGCGCTGAAGGAGCTGCTGGTGCAGCACAAAAGCGTCGGCGCCGCCGAAAATTCGCCCTTAT TAGTTCAGATTGAAGAAATCCTCAATGCCTCGGTGCCGATTGTCAAGAAGGCGTCGGGAAATTTGTTACCAACTGGCAGGCACAAAgccattaaaaacaaaatcccTATAACACCACCCATAGTTCCGGTTCCCATGATGCAAAACGCAGGACAGACAGTTCAAAAACCCGTCCTGATACAAGTTATGGGATCTGTGGCTCAATTGGCAGTGTCGGTGCTgccaaacaaataa
- the LOC138123579 gene encoding uncharacterized protein isoform X2, whose amino-acid sequence MLDYLGDRDYDSFGPEEKEHDLLKKKIGYGLFGPPQDIKGYNKEQNETIDLLYNIIISENDQISKWENRVVISIVYNCTEPLDDEKKKRSNQNKDYNPKYDVTPVPIFILRKCKGNRSSCRIFIDHEGRVYTTWNKYLTENKLPECKMILPVLGQYMADKEGRVLLERHESPVCDVGSKVLKGFDIGSAIVGLGSGGVFIAASIPAVVVAPVALIAAGIAAAGVGAYSIGRSSSTIHDRRIHKQSLSFANSESRNAYLSIVASSLGFVGAGANIAVSQLAARSFNIARGAKMAVDTINVANLGASGFNVVNAGFDVLDQWVNENRLPSPLDVLQLGSSILFLGHAVVSFKTTGTIISNLEESVLGKIQKSLRNSHKHIFNRFPNEPYDQNDSPNRKIVVKTLRNISVEEKNGVFTINDQVVRLDEMKSIEKEKITYLTPKSADNSQNHITDIVSVVEDSFKGTDLVEIKKFSLGLLYVFGSTSRAIRNKIIKATAALSAKIMENPINEKFCEMFPEVHTKYYNLFIVVMTHFQQLIDSVEKEYSTRQKNKNTDSADKNSYFTRLNPDRSKRAIEIFNKVTKTYFTGINLTSVGLQNLLECFCNWVLDIHNSYQSEKTEKQKRKQDTRKQDTKNQRQKQKCNKCGGYYYNKKTK is encoded by the exons ATGCTTGATTATCTCGGAGATCGAGACTATGACAGTTTCGGTCCTGAGGAAAAGGAACACGATCtactgaaaaagaaaattggttATGGCTTATTCGGCCCACCACAAGACATCAAAGGATATAACAAAGAACAAAACGAAACCATTGATCTTCTGTATAATATCATAATAAGTGAAAACG ATCAGATAAGCAAATGGGAGAACCGAGTGGTCATTTCCATTGTCTACAATTGTACCGAACCTCTAGATGATGAGAAGAAAAAACGTTCCAATCAGAATAAAGATTATAATCCCAAGTACGACGTGACTCCAGTGCCCATCTTTATACTGAGAAAATGTAAAGGAAATCGCTCTTCATGTCGCATTTTCATTGACCACGAGGGACGGGTTTACACCACTTGGAACAAATATCTAACCGAGAATAAACTTCCTGAGTGCAAGATGATTCTGCCTGTACTCGGCCAATACATGGCTGACAAAGAGGGTCGAGTTTTGTTGGAGAGACACGAGTCGCCAGTCTGCGACGTGGGATCAAAAGTTCTCAAAGGATTTGACATAGGTAGTGCCATAGTGGGTCTAGGATCGGGAGGTGTGTTTATAGCTGCCTCAATTCCTGCTGTGGTTGTGGCGCCTGTTGCCTTAATCGCTGCCGGAATTGCTGCAGCCGGTGTCGGAGCATACTCCATCGGTCGCAGCAGTTCCACCATACACGACAGGAGAATACACAAACAA AGTTTGAGTTTCGCAAATTCGGAGAGTCGCAATGCCTACCTGAGCATCGTCGCGAGCTCTTTGGGCTTCGTAGGAGCAGGTGCAAATATAGCAGTTTCTCAGCTTGCAGCTCGAAGCTTCAACATCGCGCGC GGTGCCAAAATGGCTGTTGATACGATCAACGTTGCAAACTTGGGGGCTAGTGGATTTAACGTAGTCAATGCCGGTTTTGACGTGCTGGACCAGTGGGTCAACGAAAACCGCCTCCCTTCGCCTCTAGATGTTCTGCAACTTGGTTCTTCGATACTGTTTTTGGGACACGCAGTGGTCAGTTTTAAAACAACTGGTACAATCATTTCGAACTTGGAAGAAAGTGTTTTGGGCAAGATTCAGAAGTCGTTACGTAACAGTCACAAGCACATATTCAACAGATTTCCTAACGAACCGTACGACCAAAATGACAGTCCCAATAGAAAGATCGTGGTGAAAACACTGAGAAATATCAGTGTCGAAGAAAAAAACGGAGTATTTACCATAAATGACCAAGTTGTTCGTCTTGACGAAATGAAAAGTattgaaaaggaaaaaattacGTATCTCACCCCGAAGTCAGCTGATAACTCCCAAAACCATATTACTGATATCGTCAGTGTAGTGGAAGATTCTTTTAAAGGAACTGATCttgtggaaattaaaaaattctctttGGGATTGTTGTACGTTTTCGGTTCGACGAGCAGGGCCataagaaacaaaataattaaagcaACCGCTGCACTCTCTGCCAAAATCATGGAAAACCCGATAAACGAGAAATTTTGTGAAATGTTTCCTGAAGTGCACACCAAATATTACAATTTGTTCATAGTGGTAATGACACACTTTCAACAACTGATCGATTCAGTTGAAAAAGAGTACTCAACCCggcagaaaaataaaaatactgaTTCTGCTGATAAGAACTCGTATTTTACCAGATTAAATCCGGATCGTTCTAAAAGAgcaattgaaatttttaacaaagtaACCAAAACGTATTTCACAGGAATTAATCTTACAAGTGTTGGTTTGCAGAACCTTCTGGAGTGCTTTTGTAATTGGGTTTTAGATATACATAACAGTTATCAAAGTgagaaaacagaaaaacaaaagAGAAAGCAGGATACTAGAAAACAGGATACTAAAAACCAAAGACAAAAACAGAAATGTAACAAATGTGGTGGTTACTATTATAACAAAAAGACAAAGTAA